From the genome of Gavia stellata isolate bGavSte3 chromosome 3, bGavSte3.hap2, whole genome shotgun sequence, one region includes:
- the LOC104263261 gene encoding myosin regulatory light chain 2, smooth muscle minor isoform, which produces MSSKKAKTKTAKKRPQRATSNVFAMFDQSQIQEFKEAFNMIDQNRDGFIDKEDLHDMLASLGKNPTDEYLDAMMNEAPGPINFTMFLTMFGEKLNGTDPEDVIRNAFACFDEEATGYIQEDYLRELLTTMGDRFTDEEVDELYREAPIDKKGNFNYIEFTRILKHGAKDKDD; this is translated from the exons ATGTCTAGCAAAAAGGCAAAGACGAAGACCGCCAAGAAGCGCCCTCAACGTGCCACTTCCAATGTATTTGCAATGTTCGATCAGTCACAGATTCAGGAATTCAAGGAGGCCTTCAACATGATCGACCAGAACAGGGATGGCTTCATTGACAAAGAGGACTTGCACGATATGCTCGCCTCCCTTG GAAAGAATCCAACGGATGAATACCTAGATGCCATGATGAATGAGGCTCCAGGCCCCATAAACTTCACTATGTTCCTCACAATGTTTGGTGAGAAGTTAAATGGCACAGACCCAGAAGACGTGATCAGGAATGCTTTTGCTTGCTTTGATGAAGAAGCAACAG GGTACATTCAGGAGGACTACCTGCGAGAGCTGCTGACAACAATGGGAGACAGGTTCACAGATGAAGAGGTAGATGAGCTGTACAGAGAGGCACCCATCGACAAAAAGGGGAATTTCAACTACATTGAATTCACGCGCATCCTGAAACATGGAGCAAAAGACAAGGATGACTGA
- the LOC104252976 gene encoding myosin regulatory light chain 2, smooth muscle minor isoform, which produces MSSKRAKTKTTKKRPQRATSNVFAMFDQSQIQEFKEAFNMIDQNRDGFIDKEDLHDMLASLGKNPTDEYLDAMMNEAPGPINFTMFLTMFGEKLNGTDPEDVIRNAFACFDEEATGFIQEDYLRELLTTMGDRFTDEEVDELYREAPIDKKGNFNYIEFTRILKHGAKDKDD; this is translated from the exons ATGTCTAGCAAAAGGGCAAAGACGAAGACCACCAAGAAGCGCCCTCAACGTGCCACTTCCAATGTATTTGCAATGTTCGATCAGTCACAGATTCAGGAATTCAAGGAGGCCTTCAACATGATCGACCAGAACAGGGATGGCTTCATTGACAAAGAGGACTTGCACGATATGCTCGCCTCCCTTG GAAAGAATCCAACGGATGAATACCTAGATGCCATGATGAATGAGGCTCCAGGCCCCATAAACTTCACTATGTTCCTCACAATGTTTGGTGAGAAGTTAAATGGCACAGACCCAGAAGACGTGATCAGGAATGCTTTTGCTTGCTTTGATGAAGAAGCAACAG GGTTCATTCAGGAGGACTACCTGCGAGAGCTGCTGACAACAATGGGAGACAGGTTCACAGACGAAGAGGTAGATGAGCTGTACAGAGAGGCACCCATCGACAAAAAAGGGAATTTCAACTACATTGAATTCACACGCATCCTGAAACATGGAGCAAAAGACAAGGATGACTGA